A genomic window from Thermodesulfobacteriota bacterium includes:
- a CDS encoding carbohydrate-binding family 9-like protein, with amino-acid sequence DGGRVAVVSSLPPVVEPEVAAPLTWTLAFALPLDLLEARVGPLAPLAGQVWRANLYKCGDDTSHPHWASWSPLTERNFHLPACFGTLRFQA; translated from the coding sequence GGACGGCGGCCGGGTCGCCGTGGTCTCGTCTCTGCCCCCGGTGGTGGAACCGGAGGTGGCCGCTCCCCTCACCTGGACGCTCGCCTTCGCCCTGCCCCTGGACCTCCTGGAGGCCCGGGTCGGCCCCCTGGCCCCCCTGGCGGGGCAGGTCTGGCGGGCGAACCTCTACAAGTGCGGCGACGACACCTCCCACCCCCACTGGGCCTCCTGGTCCCCCCTGACCGAGCGCAACTTCCACCTGCCGGCGTGCTTCGGTACCCTGCGCTTCCAGGCGTGA
- a CDS encoding DNA-3-methyladenine glycosylase I, which translates to MVETASAPVRCPWAATALSLAYHDREWGVPIHDDRLLFEFLVLEGAQAGLSWETILKKRPRYRVVFDGFDPAAVARYGDRKTAALLADPGIVRNRLKVSAAVANARAFLAVRQEFGSFDAYLWRFVGGAPRQNAWRRLEEVPAETQESQALSRDLKSRGFRFVGPTICYAFMQAVGMVNDHLATCFRHEELGGGIGHRA; encoded by the coding sequence ATGGTCGAAACCGCCTCCGCCCCGGTTCGCTGCCCCTGGGCAGCGACCGCACTCTCGCTCGCCTACCACGACCGGGAGTGGGGGGTGCCGATCCACGACGACCGCCTCCTCTTCGAGTTCCTGGTGCTGGAAGGCGCCCAGGCCGGGCTGAGCTGGGAGACGATCCTCAAGAAGCGCCCCCGCTACCGGGTGGTCTTCGACGGCTTCGATCCCGCGGCCGTGGCCCGCTACGGCGACCGGAAGACCGCCGCCCTCCTGGCCGACCCCGGCATCGTCCGCAACCGCCTCAAGGTGTCGGCGGCCGTGGCCAACGCCCGCGCGTTCCTGGCCGTGCGGCAGGAGTTCGGGAGCTTCGACGCCTACCTATGGAGGTTCGTGGGCGGGGCCCCCCGGCAAAACGCCTGGAGGCGCCTGGAGGAGGTGCCGGCCGAGACCCAGGAGTCCCAAGCCCTGAGCCGGGACCTCAAGAGCCGGGGGTTTCGCTTCGTGGGCCCCACCATCTGCTACGCCTTCATGCAGGCGGTGGGGATGGTGAACGACCACCTGGCGACATGTTTTCGGCACGAGGAACTGGGCGGGGGCATAGGGCATAGGGCATAG
- a CDS encoding SAM-dependent methyltransferase produces MTFDLAVAALVAVGLVFTVVYTFLTGISPVPTNRRVRDTLLAALPDRLEGTIFELGSGWGTLAFPLARRYPGCPVAAYELSPAPWAFSLLRALLSPLPNLTIHRSDFHRVSLARAVLVVCYLYPGGMARLRPKLEAELPAGALVVSNFFAVPGWTPLAVHRAADLEGSPVYLYRMPAPPGPPSRPAGERGPAPPTPGPMPS; encoded by the coding sequence ATGACCTTCGATCTGGCCGTGGCGGCCTTGGTGGCGGTCGGGCTCGTCTTCACGGTGGTCTATACGTTTCTCACCGGCATCTCGCCGGTCCCCACGAACCGCCGGGTGCGCGACACCCTGCTCGCGGCGCTCCCCGATCGCCTCGAGGGCACGATCTTCGAGCTGGGTTCCGGGTGGGGAACGCTGGCGTTTCCCCTGGCCCGCCGCTACCCCGGCTGTCCCGTGGCGGCCTACGAGCTCTCCCCCGCGCCATGGGCCTTCTCCCTCTTGAGGGCTCTGCTGTCCCCCCTCCCCAACCTCACCATTCACCGGTCCGACTTCCACCGGGTATCCCTGGCCCGCGCCGTCCTGGTGGTGTGCTACCTCTACCCGGGGGGGATGGCCCGCCTGCGGCCCAAACTCGAAGCCGAGCTGCCGGCCGGGGCGCTGGTGGTGAGCAACTTCTTCGCCGTGCCCGGGTGGACGCCCCTGGCGGTACACCGGGCGGCCGACCTGGAAGGAAGCCCGGTGTACTTGTACCGGATGCCCGCCCCACCGGGGCCGCCGTCGCGGCCCGCGGGGGAAAGGGGCCCGGCCCCTCCGACCCCGGGCCCCATGCCCTCCTGA